A window of Xiphophorus hellerii strain 12219 chromosome 7, Xiphophorus_hellerii-4.1, whole genome shotgun sequence contains these coding sequences:
- the fkbp7 gene encoding peptidyl-prolyl cis-trans isomerase FKBP7, with protein sequence MQSGMMWRLVSCAVFVFLGWQLGSVRAGAAGAAEPEDQVQIQVLFRPEECSRKSKKGDLINAHYDGFLEKDGSQFYCSRSDKQGHPQWFVLGVGQVIRGLDVGMMDMCAGEKRKVTVPAALAFGQTGKGPVPPNATVVFEVEVLSVSRGPRSMEAFGQMDLDQDKSLTKGEVKEYLKLEYEKGGKPRDEPFYEKILADIFWKSDKDQDGQISAKEYNIYERDEL encoded by the exons ATGCAAAGCGGGATGATGTGGAGGCTGGTGAGCTGCGCTGTGTTCGTGTTTCTGGGCTGGCAGCTCGGTTCCGTCCGGGCCGGAGCAGCTGGAGCAGCCGAACCGGAGGACCAGGTCCagatccaggttctgttcaggcCCGAAGAGTGCAGCAGGAAGAGCAAGAAGGGAGACCTGATCAACGCTCACTACGATGGCTTCCTGGAGAAAGATGGTTCCCAGTTCTACTGCAG CCGGTCGGACAAGCAGGGACACCCGCAGTGGTTCGTCCTGGGCGTGGGACAGGTCATCAGAGGCCTGGACGTCGGCATGATGGACATGTGCGCCGGGGAGAAGAGGAAGGTGACGGTTCCGGCCGCGCTGGCGTTCGGTCAGACAGGAAAAG GTCCGGTTCCTCCCAACGCCACGGTGGTGTTCGAGGTGGAGGTGCTGTCCGTGTCCAGAGGCCCCCGCAGCATGGAGGCCTTCGGACAGATGGACCTGGACCAGGACAAGAGCCTCACCAAGGGGGAG GTGAAGGAATACCTGAAGCTGGAATACGAAAAGGGCGGGAAACCACGGGACGAGCCGTTCTACGAGAAAATCCTGGCCGACATCTTCTGGAAGAGCGACAAGGACCAAGACGGGCAGATCAGCGCCAAGGAGTATAATATATATGAACGGGATGAGCTTTAG